One genomic window of Pseudopipra pipra isolate bDixPip1 chromosome 17, bDixPip1.hap1, whole genome shotgun sequence includes the following:
- the ZGPAT gene encoding zinc finger CCCH-type with G patch domain-containing protein — MDEENLEAAIQTYNAQLEQVELALGAGQDPSQHSDLVQLQEDLKQLIELTESSLVAVKKSKLLSALDPDASSSSPAGLPGQDPNLESSAQDEEYAAFKEAIAGLGADEEPPGNNNEISSETGGETGYKNESKCSEEEEESEREEEELSGMKVKAPYYSSWGTLEYHNAMIVGTEELEDGSAGVRVLYLYPTHKSLKPCPFFLDDKCRFKENCRFSHGQVVSVEELQPFQEPDLSSLGVGSACLAKHSDGIWYTAKITDVDSGYYTVKFDSLLLKEAVLEGDSVIPPLRSEDTAESDESDKDSVDDSGYAKVIDSGVPENGEWTPACSSSFGGWEAHTRGIGSKLLVQMGYEFGKGLGKNSQGRVEPVQAVVLPRGKSLDQCAEVLQKKKQGKLDPGKSRKCRAKGNSSGQSGGQKPPRNVFDFLNEKLRGKSTGDKAGGMALPQRNSKEIYHASKSTRKALSVHLFQTAEKIEQTLRDIRGIQQALERNTGRHSIAAAKLEEKLANAHKRLGQLQAQEARLQREQKKADTHKKMTEF, encoded by the exons ATGGATGAGGAGAATCTGGAAGCGGCGATCCAGACCTACAATGcgcagctggagcaggtggagcTGGCGCTGGGGGCCGGCCAGGACCCGTCGCAGCACTCGGACCtggtgcagctgcaggaggatcTGAAGCAGCTGATAGAACTGACCGAGTCCAGCCTGGTGGCCGTGAAAAAGAGCAAACTCCTGTCCGCTCTGGACCCAgatgcctcctcctcctccccggcAGGTCTCCCGGGGCAGGATCCCAACCTggagagctctgcccaggatGAGGAATACGCTGCTTTTAAGGAAGCCATTGCTGGACTTGGAGCAGACGAGGAGCCTCCAGGGAATAACAACGAGATCTCCTCAGAGACAGGGGGAGAAACTGGTTATAAAAACGAATCCAAGTGCAGCGAAGAGGAGGAGGAgtcagagagggaggaggaggagctaAGTGGGATGAAGGTTAAAGCCCCCTACTACAGCTCCTGGGGGACCCTGGAGTACCACAATGCCATGATTGTGGGgacagaggagctggaggatggcagtgctggggtcaGGGTGCTCTACCTGTACCCGACCCACAAGTCCCTGAAGCCCTGCCCATTCTTCCTGGACGACAAGTGCAGATTTAAGGAGAACTGTCG gtTTTCCCATGGCCAGGTGGTGTCTGTGGAGGAGCTCCAGCCTTTCCAGGAGCCCGACCTGAGCTCGCTGGGGGTGGGCTCAGCCTGCCTGGCAAAGCACAGCGATGGGATATGGTACACAGCCAAAATCACTG ACGTGGACAGTGGCTACTACACTGTGAAGTTTGACTCCCTGCTGCTCAAGGAGGCTGTGCTGGAAGGGGACAGTGTCATTCCCCCACTGAGAAGTGAAGATACTGCCGAGTCTGATGAGTCTGACAAGGACAGTGTCGATGATTCTGGTTATGCCAAAG TGATAGATTCAGGAGTTCCAGAGAACGGGGAATGGACTCCTGCATGCAGCTCCTCTTTCGGCGGCTGGGAAGCCCATACTCGTGGCATTGGCTCCAAACTGCTTGTTCAGATGGGATATGAGTTTGGAAAAG GGTTAGGGAAGAATTCTCAGGGCAGAGTGGAGCCAGTGCAGGCTGTGGTGCTTCCTCGAGGGAAATCCCTGGACCAGTGTGCTGAAGTGCTTCAGAAGAAGAAGCAGGGGAAGCTGGACCCAGGCAAATCAAGGAAATGCCGAGCAAAGGGAAACAGCTCCGGACAGTCTGGCGGCCAGAAGCCCCCACGGAACGTGTTTGACTTTTTGAATGAGAAGCTGCGTGGGAAGAGCACTGGGGACAAGGCTGGAGGGATGGCACTGCCCCAGAGGAACAGCAAGGAGATCTACCATGCCAGCAAGAGCACCAGGAAAGCCCTGAGTGTCCACCTCTTCCAGACCGCGGAGAAGATCGAACAAACGCTGAGGGATATCAGGGGAATCCAGCAGGCCCTGGAGCGCAACACTGGGCG gCACAGCATTGCTGCAGCCaagctggaggagaagctggCAAATGCTCACAAGcggctggggcagctgcaggcCCAGGAAGCCAGGCTGCAGCGGGAACAGAAGAAAGCAGACACCCACAAGAAGATGACTGAGTTCTAG
- the ARFRP1 gene encoding ADP-ribosylation factor-related protein 1: protein MYTLLSGLYKYMFQRDEYCVLILGLDNAGKTTFLEQTKTRFNKNYKGMSLSKITTTVGLNIGTIDVGKTRLMFWDLGGQEELQSLWDKYYAESHGVIYVIDSTDEERLSESKRAFEKMITSEALEGVPILVLANKQDVETCLSIPDIKTAFSDCINKIGKRDCLTQACSALTGKGVNEGIEWMVKCVVRNIHRPPRKKDIT from the exons ATGTATACACTGCTGTCAGGGCTCTATAAATACATGTTCCAGAGGGATGAGTACTGTGTCCTGATCCtgggtttggacaatgctggTAAAACT ACCTTCCTTGAACAAACTAAAACCCGATTTAACAAGAACTACAAAGGAATGAGTTTGTCCAAAATCACAACCACTGTAGGCTTAAACA TTGGTACTATTGATGTTGGCAAAACTCGGCTGATGTTCTGGGATCTTGGCGGGCAGGAGGAACTGCAGTCACTTTGGGACAAG TACTACGCTGAATCTCACGGCGTCATCTACGTCATTGACTCCACGGATGAGGAGAGGCTCTCAGAGTCTAAAAGAGCTTTTG AGAAGATGATTACCAGCGAAGCTCTGGAAGGGGTTCCCATTCTGGTGTTGGCCAACAAGCAGGATGTAGAG ACTTGTCTGTCAATACCTGACATCAAGACAGCATTTAGTGACTGCATTAACAAAATTGGGAAGAGAGACTGCCTGACTCAAGCCTGCTCAGCCTTGACTGG CAAAGGGGTGAACGAAGGAATCGAATGGATGGTGAAGTGCGTGGTGAGGAATATCCACCGGCCGCCAAGAAAGAAGGACATCACGTAA